The following coding sequences are from one Lipingzhangella halophila window:
- a CDS encoding class I SAM-dependent DNA methyltransferase, whose product MDDPEDGYFGERIAAKYDEESAERFQPSVLEPTVDFLAELAAGGRALELAVGTGRVALPLSQRGVDVHGIDLSKAMVARLRAKPDGDAIGVTIGDYATTTVEGTFSVAYLVFNTISNLTTQEQQVACFRNVAEHLEPGGCFVIEVGVPELRRVPPGEHTRLFEVSPTQWAYDVYDFATQQMSSNFVQLVDGRGHFHSIPFRYVWPAELDLMAQLAGLRLRERWEDWTREPFTGDSRNHVSVWEKPAGTEADPVQRA is encoded by the coding sequence ATGGACGACCCTGAAGACGGATACTTCGGAGAACGAATCGCGGCGAAATACGACGAGGAATCTGCGGAAAGGTTCCAGCCGAGTGTCCTTGAGCCCACGGTTGACTTCCTTGCGGAACTCGCCGCCGGCGGTCGGGCGCTAGAACTGGCTGTCGGTACGGGGCGCGTAGCGCTGCCGTTGTCCCAGCGCGGCGTTGACGTGCACGGCATCGACCTGTCGAAAGCGATGGTGGCCCGGCTGCGTGCCAAGCCCGACGGCGACGCCATCGGGGTCACGATCGGCGACTACGCGACGACCACGGTCGAGGGTACATTCAGTGTCGCCTACCTGGTCTTCAACACCATCAGCAACCTGACGACGCAGGAGCAGCAGGTGGCCTGCTTCCGCAACGTGGCGGAGCACCTCGAACCCGGCGGCTGCTTCGTCATCGAGGTTGGTGTCCCCGAACTGCGTCGGGTCCCGCCCGGCGAGCACACGCGGCTGTTCGAGGTGAGCCCGACTCAGTGGGCCTACGACGTCTACGACTTCGCCACCCAGCAGATGAGCTCGAACTTCGTGCAGCTCGTCGACGGCCGCGGCCACTTCCACTCGATACCGTTCCGCTACGTATGGCCGGCGGAACTCGACCTTATGGCCCAGCTCGCCGGGCTGCGGCTGCGCGAACGCTGGGAGGACTGGACCCGGGAGCCCTTCACCGGCGACAGCCGCAACCACGTCTCCGTCTGGGAGAAGCCCGCCGGAACGGAGGCGGACCCGGTTCAGCGCGCGTGA
- a CDS encoding alpha/beta fold hydrolase, with the protein MAELSPVTGRYVTIDVLGDQCKVFFLENGDPNSQPLVCQHTAGCHNHQWRYLLEDEEVTSDYRVIAYDLTNHGKSDPPANKAWWKEEYRLTAEWYTAFITSFCDALELRDPIFMGCSFGGNEALQLALHHPDRFGGIISVEGADYSPGFFLDWWQHPHANAAQVSASGVWDLMAPQSPDSDRAATWFYYTQGSEAFRGDLYFYSRDHDLRGRLGEIDTSNCPLVMLTGEYDYLTTPEDSKRTAEGIAGATFIEMEKIGHFPMSENYPVFKTYMQQALQKINEEHKAAVG; encoded by the coding sequence ATGGCCGAGCTATCACCGGTGACCGGACGCTACGTCACCATCGACGTACTTGGCGACCAGTGCAAAGTCTTCTTCCTGGAGAACGGGGACCCGAACAGCCAGCCGCTGGTCTGCCAGCACACGGCGGGATGCCACAACCACCAGTGGCGCTACCTGCTTGAGGACGAGGAGGTCACGAGCGACTACCGGGTCATCGCCTACGACCTCACCAACCACGGAAAGTCCGACCCGCCCGCGAACAAGGCGTGGTGGAAGGAGGAGTACCGGCTGACCGCCGAGTGGTACACCGCCTTCATCACGAGCTTCTGCGACGCCCTCGAACTACGCGACCCGATCTTCATGGGCTGCTCCTTCGGCGGGAACGAGGCGCTGCAGCTCGCCCTGCACCACCCGGACCGCTTCGGGGGCATCATCTCGGTGGAGGGGGCCGACTACTCGCCGGGCTTCTTCCTCGACTGGTGGCAGCACCCGCACGCCAACGCCGCCCAGGTATCGGCCAGCGGCGTGTGGGACCTCATGGCTCCCCAGTCCCCCGACAGCGATCGGGCGGCGACCTGGTTCTACTACACCCAGGGATCCGAGGCGTTCCGCGGCGACCTGTACTTCTACTCGCGGGACCACGACCTGCGGGGCCGACTGGGGGAGATCGACACGTCCAACTGTCCGCTCGTGATGCTCACCGGGGAGTACGACTACCTCACGACCCCCGAGGACAGTAAGCGGACCGCCGAAGGCATCGCCGGCGCGACCTTCATCGAGATGGAGAAGATCGGGCACTTCCCGATGAGCGAGAACTATCCGGTCTTCAAGACCTACATGCAGCAGGCGCTGCAGAAGATCAACGAGGAGCACAAGGCCGCGGTCGGCTAG
- a CDS encoding nuclear transport factor 2 family protein, whose translation MTETPHQAPTQAERNRQRALHAFAEFANGDIEVLRSLLADDFVEHSPGNPSGRDAFMEFIATSPVAGATLDLKRVVADDEYVVMHYLMLVPGDDRGTAVADIWRFDGERIVEHWDVVQPVPAPEEIPNGMV comes from the coding sequence ATGACAGAAACCCCTCATCAGGCGCCCACCCAAGCGGAACGTAACAGGCAGCGCGCGCTGCACGCCTTCGCGGAGTTCGCCAACGGCGACATCGAGGTCCTGCGGAGCCTTCTGGCCGACGACTTCGTCGAGCACAGTCCGGGCAACCCGTCGGGGCGGGACGCGTTCATGGAGTTCATCGCCACGTCGCCGGTCGCCGGTGCCACGCTGGATCTCAAGCGGGTCGTGGCCGATGACGAGTACGTCGTCATGCACTACCTGATGCTCGTGCCCGGGGACGACCGCGGCACCGCCGTCGCGGACATCTGGCGGTTCGACGGCGAACGGATCGTCGAGCACTGGGACGTCGTACAGCCCGTGCCCGCCCCGGAGGAGATCCCGAACGGCATGGTCTGA
- a CDS encoding helix-turn-helix domain-containing protein: MAQDQPVGALLREWRKHRGLSQLDLAIQAEVSTRHVSFVETGRTLPSRSMVLHLAKHLRVPLRQRNRLLVAAGYAPVYQERPLDGPDLAMARETIQQVLHGHEPYPALALDRRWNILLSNAAAGVFLEGADPALLGPPVNMMLLGLHPDGLAPRLLNLPEIRGYLLPRLAQQVHRSGDPDLSQLYEELLSYGPPVEPADPDPAAVALTIRIDHHGTELRLFSTVTTFGTAFDITLSEIAMESYFPADEATAAFLRARRETALGTAVRTG, translated from the coding sequence GTGGCTCAGGACCAACCCGTTGGCGCGCTCCTGCGCGAGTGGCGGAAACACCGCGGGCTCAGCCAGCTCGACCTGGCGATCCAGGCCGAGGTGTCCACGCGGCATGTCAGCTTCGTCGAGACGGGCAGGACGCTCCCCAGCCGCTCGATGGTGCTGCACCTCGCCAAGCACCTGCGCGTGCCCTTGCGCCAGCGCAACCGGCTTCTCGTCGCGGCCGGGTACGCACCCGTCTACCAGGAACGCCCCCTGGACGGCCCCGATCTGGCCATGGCGCGCGAGACGATCCAGCAGGTGCTCCACGGACACGAGCCGTATCCGGCGCTGGCTTTGGACCGCCGGTGGAACATCCTGCTCAGCAACGCGGCGGCCGGCGTCTTCCTCGAAGGCGCCGACCCCGCGCTGTTGGGACCGCCGGTCAACATGATGCTCCTGGGCCTGCACCCGGACGGGCTCGCGCCTCGCCTGCTCAACCTGCCCGAGATACGCGGGTACCTGCTCCCGCGGCTCGCACAGCAGGTGCACCGCAGCGGCGACCCGGACCTGAGCCAGCTCTACGAGGAGCTCCTCTCCTACGGCCCTCCCGTGGAGCCCGCCGACCCGGACCCCGCGGCGGTCGCCCTGACCATCCGCATCGACCACCACGGGACGGAACTGCGCCTCTTCAGCACCGTCACCACGTTCGGCACCGCGTTCGACATAACGCTGTCCGAGATCGCCATGGAGTCGTACTTCCCCGCTGACGAGGCCACCGCCGCGTTCCTCCGCGCCCGGAGGGAAACCGCACTCGGAACAGCGGTCCGAACGGGATAG
- a CDS encoding helix-turn-helix domain-containing protein yields the protein MDAWHDGGTIDAATMVAALDLVAAGRHVSTGEVRHRLDPEGAAPEVPDEVVQHIVGAAARVASWRRREAEWAALTSSARELAELRDVQTLLRRLVERAHDLMGTDVTYLSEYDEATDELWVRATRGAVSADLNQLRVPAGVGLASKVVHTRTAQWTADYGTELELARDTEVDAAVRAEEMHSLLGVPMVASGRVLGVLFAADRSAHTFSADEISLLSAFADHAAVILYTARLLAAERSSAAAAEAAHARAEQHAADIERSALLHEDLTRLVLSGKGAREVVETLARSLGCPVALADRDLRREAATDGAPDTWWDSTGRARPRVRDALERSRQSGHCVDAAGAPDRNPPIVVAVVAGDTHLGGLLVAAPNGGLAAVQRRTVERAAQIVALLTMREQAVAEAEARGHGELVADLVSGRGSIEDAARRARARNIRLDRSWSAVAVLSGADRYGVGRVLRSAAPEWLVGDYREGTVVLMPAEVPRDAARSVHRRLAAASLRPAVAVAADRAVGPEGIAEEVRAAWECAELLPGLGIRDAAAVAGEFAPYLAMFGPGAERAADFVDLTVGRVIDWDTRHGSELMPTLECFAARNGNVARTARDLFVHVNTVKQRLDRVTALLGAGWRDPEAFFRVSVAVRLHRLRRDPSGNH from the coding sequence ATGGACGCATGGCACGACGGCGGGACCATCGACGCGGCGACCATGGTCGCCGCGTTGGACCTGGTCGCCGCCGGACGGCACGTATCCACCGGAGAGGTCCGCCACCGGCTCGACCCGGAAGGTGCCGCGCCGGAAGTGCCGGACGAGGTCGTCCAGCACATCGTCGGCGCGGCCGCGCGGGTCGCCAGCTGGCGGCGCCGGGAGGCCGAGTGGGCGGCCCTGACCTCCAGCGCCCGCGAGCTGGCCGAGCTGCGCGACGTGCAGACGCTGCTGCGGCGCCTGGTGGAGCGCGCGCACGACCTGATGGGCACGGACGTCACCTACCTGTCGGAGTACGACGAGGCGACCGACGAGCTGTGGGTCCGCGCCACCCGGGGGGCGGTGTCGGCCGACCTGAACCAGCTTCGGGTTCCGGCCGGTGTCGGCCTGGCGAGCAAGGTCGTGCACACCCGTACCGCGCAGTGGACCGCGGACTACGGAACGGAACTGGAGCTCGCGCGCGACACCGAGGTCGACGCGGCGGTGCGGGCCGAGGAGATGCACTCGCTCCTGGGGGTACCGATGGTGGCGAGCGGGCGGGTGCTGGGGGTCCTGTTCGCCGCCGACCGCTCGGCCCACACCTTCAGCGCCGACGAGATCTCGCTGCTGTCCGCGTTCGCCGACCACGCCGCGGTCATTCTGTACACCGCGCGGCTGCTCGCCGCCGAGCGCTCCTCCGCGGCCGCGGCCGAGGCCGCCCACGCGCGGGCCGAGCAGCATGCCGCCGACATCGAGCGCTCCGCGCTGCTGCACGAGGACCTGACACGCCTGGTGCTCTCCGGAAAGGGCGCCCGCGAGGTCGTGGAAACCCTCGCCCGCTCGCTGGGATGCCCCGTCGCCCTCGCCGACCGCGACCTGCGCCGCGAGGCCGCCACCGACGGCGCGCCGGACACCTGGTGGGACTCCACGGGACGGGCTCGACCGCGCGTGCGCGACGCGCTGGAGCGGAGCCGGCAGTCGGGACACTGCGTCGATGCCGCCGGTGCGCCCGACCGGAATCCTCCGATCGTGGTCGCGGTCGTGGCGGGTGACACCCACCTCGGCGGCCTGCTCGTGGCGGCGCCCAACGGCGGGCTGGCCGCCGTGCAGCGGCGTACCGTCGAGCGGGCGGCGCAGATCGTCGCGCTGCTGACGATGCGGGAGCAGGCCGTCGCCGAAGCCGAGGCGCGGGGCCACGGCGAGCTGGTCGCCGACCTGGTCTCGGGCCGGGGCTCGATCGAGGACGCCGCGCGGCGCGCGCGGGCGCGGAACATCCGGCTGGACCGGTCCTGGTCGGCGGTCGCGGTGCTGTCCGGTGCGGACCGTTACGGTGTCGGCCGCGTTCTGCGGTCCGCGGCACCGGAGTGGCTGGTCGGCGACTACCGCGAGGGCACGGTGGTCCTGATGCCCGCCGAGGTCCCGCGCGACGCCGCCCGGTCGGTACACCGCCGGCTGGCCGCGGCCTCGCTGCGTCCGGCCGTCGCCGTGGCCGCGGACCGCGCGGTGGGCCCGGAGGGGATCGCCGAGGAGGTCCGGGCGGCGTGGGAGTGCGCGGAGCTGCTTCCCGGCCTCGGTATCCGGGACGCCGCCGCCGTCGCCGGCGAGTTCGCGCCGTACCTGGCGATGTTCGGGCCGGGAGCGGAGCGGGCCGCGGACTTCGTCGACCTCACGGTGGGCCGGGTCATCGACTGGGACACCCGCCACGGCAGCGAGCTGATGCCCACCCTGGAGTGCTTCGCGGCCCGCAACGGCAACGTCGCACGCACCGCGCGGGACCTGTTCGTGCACGTCAACACGGTCAAGCAGCGGCTGGACCGGGTCACGGCGCTGCTCGGGGCGGGCTGGCGCGACCCGGAGGCGTTCTTCCGGGTGTCCGTGGCCGTGCGCCTGCACCGGCTGCGCCGCGACCCGAGCGGGAACCACTGA
- a CDS encoding hydroxymethylglutaryl-CoA reductase, degradative: MAGSAVSAAEPHRLGCDPGHAARRGIVTRSRSGAIEVADHSTIKGFRTFDAGERRATVARLAGTAPDGLDSFATGGLTVEDAEIMSENVIGTIGLPVGVATNMTVNGRDVLVPMATEEASVIAAASNGARVARVLGGFRTSSSAPIMQAQIQVVDAADPRAARLRLLEARAELIALADAQDPGLAEVGGGVRDLTVRTVPGHQGDYVVAHLVVDVRDAMGANAVNTMAEAIADRVAELAGGRVILRILTNKADLRLSRARAVLDAATLGGPRVVEDMVHAYTLAATDPYRAATHNKGIMNGISAVVLATGNDTRAVEAGAHSHAVNSDGRYTSLSTFEQDAAGNLTATLELPMPVGLVGGATRTHPAARAALAVTEVDTAAELAELVVAVGLAQNIAALRALATEGVQRGHMSLHAKNIAVAAGAEPDEVGRVAERLIEEGAFRHDRAQAALADIRRAPSGQ; encoded by the coding sequence ATGGCCGGTTCGGCTGTGTCAGCGGCCGAACCGCATCGGCTTGGCTGTGACCCAGGACACGCCGCGCGCCGCGGCATTGTCACGCGTAGCCGATCAGGAGCGATCGAAGTGGCCGACCACAGCACCATCAAGGGTTTCCGTACGTTCGACGCGGGCGAGCGCAGAGCGACCGTCGCGCGCCTGGCGGGAACCGCGCCCGACGGGCTCGACAGCTTCGCCACCGGCGGGCTCACGGTCGAGGACGCCGAGATCATGAGCGAGAACGTGATCGGCACGATCGGGCTCCCGGTCGGGGTCGCCACCAACATGACCGTCAACGGGCGCGACGTGCTGGTCCCGATGGCCACCGAGGAGGCATCGGTCATCGCCGCGGCCAGTAACGGCGCCCGGGTGGCCCGCGTCCTGGGCGGCTTCCGCACCAGCAGCAGCGCTCCGATCATGCAGGCCCAGATCCAGGTGGTGGACGCGGCCGACCCGCGGGCCGCGCGCCTGCGCCTGCTCGAAGCCCGCGCGGAGCTGATCGCCCTCGCCGACGCCCAGGACCCCGGCCTGGCCGAGGTCGGCGGCGGCGTACGGGACCTGACCGTGCGCACCGTGCCCGGCCACCAGGGCGACTACGTCGTGGCGCACCTCGTCGTGGACGTCCGCGACGCGATGGGGGCCAACGCGGTCAACACCATGGCCGAGGCCATCGCCGACCGCGTCGCGGAGCTCGCGGGCGGCCGGGTCATCCTGCGCATCCTCACCAACAAGGCCGACCTGCGGCTGTCCCGCGCCCGCGCCGTCCTCGACGCCGCCACGCTCGGCGGGCCGCGGGTCGTCGAGGACATGGTGCACGCCTACACGCTGGCCGCGACCGACCCCTACCGGGCGGCCACCCACAACAAGGGCATCATGAACGGGATCTCCGCCGTCGTACTCGCCACCGGCAACGACACCCGCGCCGTGGAGGCCGGCGCCCACTCCCACGCCGTGAACTCCGACGGGCGCTACACCTCCCTGTCGACGTTCGAGCAGGACGCCGCGGGAAACCTCACCGCCACCCTCGAACTGCCCATGCCGGTGGGGCTGGTCGGCGGCGCCACCCGGACCCACCCGGCGGCGCGGGCCGCCCTCGCCGTCACCGAGGTGGACACCGCCGCCGAGCTCGCCGAACTGGTCGTGGCCGTCGGCCTGGCGCAGAACATCGCGGCGCTGCGCGCGCTGGCCACCGAGGGCGTGCAACGCGGCCACATGTCGCTGCACGCCAAGAACATCGCCGTGGCGGCCGGTGCCGAACCCGACGAGGTCGGGCGGGTCGCCGAACGGCTCATCGAGGAGGGGGCGTTCCGCCACGACCGGGCGCAAGCCGCGCTCGCCGACATCCGCCGGGCGCCGAGCGGACAGTGA
- a CDS encoding tripartite tricarboxylate transporter permease, with the protein MDPMLILWMVLAAFGATILYTAIGVAPGTDETAVLAPVTLALVLAGVPLPVVLAFFMGAIVAKKLTDSIPVAVAGIPGGVMSAPMVEHALVLKSHGRAGTSIQKMASGSVIGTLVAVPASLALAYALTPLADLVADYADIVFLAGAVVLALLSRERWISLAAIVPLAVLIQGLRGLYEVTGVVEADASVFVSLFLGITIGPLIYSLFELTVRPRRESMRRRDPARIDLREAARVKGFASPFRILDRKEQASAATGAVLGTLTFFLTPVGTTTLIGEALASRVKDRVARAARAISTMDGLANATYIAGVLVPLIALGVPVSPMAIGPANPLFNAPPVLTLDQNLHHLLSYGEIVAATVIGALVALLVTYQVAIRYAERISEFVFRHIPHEAFLGLFVSLVVLLAFLDAGLLGVAGVLVLAIFAGRLHRWGVNYGVMFMTLYAAPWLMEHLAIGA; encoded by the coding sequence ATGGACCCGATGCTCATCCTGTGGATGGTTCTCGCGGCCTTCGGCGCCACCATCCTCTACACCGCGATCGGCGTGGCACCCGGCACCGACGAGACCGCCGTCCTCGCCCCCGTGACCCTGGCGCTGGTCCTCGCCGGAGTCCCCCTGCCGGTCGTGCTGGCCTTCTTCATGGGCGCGATCGTCGCCAAGAAGCTCACCGACTCCATCCCGGTGGCGGTGGCCGGAATCCCGGGCGGGGTCATGAGCGCCCCCATGGTGGAGCACGCCCTCGTCCTCAAGTCCCACGGGCGCGCCGGCACCAGCATCCAGAAGATGGCCTCCGGCTCGGTCATCGGCACCCTGGTCGCCGTCCCGGCCAGCCTCGCGTTGGCCTACGCCCTCACGCCGCTGGCGGACCTGGTCGCCGACTACGCCGACATCGTCTTCCTCGCCGGCGCCGTGGTCCTGGCGCTGCTTTCCCGGGAACGCTGGATCAGCCTCGCCGCGATCGTGCCGCTCGCGGTGCTCATCCAGGGGCTGCGGGGCCTCTACGAGGTCACGGGCGTTGTGGAGGCGGACGCCTCGGTCTTCGTGTCGCTGTTCCTGGGAATCACCATCGGGCCGCTCATCTACAGCCTGTTCGAGCTGACCGTGCGGCCGCGGCGCGAGTCGATGCGCCGCCGCGATCCGGCCCGCATCGACCTGCGCGAGGCCGCTAGGGTAAAGGGCTTCGCCAGTCCGTTCCGGATCCTGGACCGCAAGGAGCAGGCGTCAGCGGCGACGGGCGCCGTCCTCGGCACCCTCACGTTCTTCCTCACCCCGGTCGGCACGACGACGCTGATCGGCGAGGCGCTCGCGAGCCGGGTCAAGGACCGCGTCGCCCGGGCTGCGCGCGCCATCTCGACCATGGACGGGCTGGCCAACGCCACCTACATCGCGGGCGTGCTGGTTCCGCTGATCGCCCTGGGCGTCCCGGTCAGCCCGATGGCGATCGGCCCCGCGAACCCGCTCTTCAACGCCCCGCCCGTGCTCACGCTGGACCAGAACCTGCACCACCTGCTGAGCTACGGGGAGATCGTCGCGGCCACCGTGATCGGGGCGCTCGTGGCGCTGCTGGTGACGTACCAGGTCGCGATCCGCTACGCCGAACGCATCAGCGAGTTCGTGTTCCGCCACATCCCCCACGAGGCGTTCCTCGGCCTGTTCGTCTCCCTGGTGGTGCTGCTCGCTTTCCTGGACGCCGGACTGCTCGGCGTGGCCGGTGTCCTCGTCCTCGCCATCTTCGCCGGGCGGCTGCACCGCTGGGGAGTGAACTACGGTGTCATGTTCATGACGCTGTACGCCGCGCCGTGGCTCATGGAGCACCTCGCCATCGGCGCGTAG
- a CDS encoding hydroxymethylglutaryl-CoA lyase, whose translation MATRDTGLPMRIPPQEGAPLPDRVDIWEVGARDGLQNEPATVDLDVKLEFLDRLASAGLRTLEATSFVHPKWVPQLADAEALLERLDRRAGVRYPVLVPNERGLERALTAGVDSIAVFASATESFARRNLNRGMAEQYAMFEPIVSRARAEGLAVRGYLSMCFGDPWEGPVPVDQVVAAGRRLRDMGCWQLSLGDTVGVATPGHVEAVIGAFETAGVPTESIAVHFHDTYGQALANTLAALRCGVSTVDASAGGLGGCPYAKSATGNLATEDLVWLLDGLGVDHGVDLDALVGTSVWLAGRLGRPSPSRTVTALGTTASSGG comes from the coding sequence GTGGCCACGCGCGACACCGGGCTACCCATGCGGATTCCGCCGCAAGAGGGTGCGCCGCTGCCCGACCGGGTGGACATCTGGGAGGTCGGCGCGCGCGACGGCCTGCAGAACGAGCCCGCCACCGTGGATCTCGACGTCAAGCTGGAGTTCCTGGACCGGCTGGCCAGCGCGGGGCTGCGCACCCTGGAGGCCACGAGCTTCGTGCACCCGAAGTGGGTGCCGCAGCTCGCCGACGCCGAGGCGCTGCTGGAGCGGCTGGACCGCCGCGCGGGCGTGCGCTACCCGGTCCTCGTTCCGAACGAGCGAGGGCTGGAGCGCGCGCTCACGGCGGGCGTCGACTCCATCGCCGTCTTCGCCAGCGCCACCGAGTCCTTCGCGCGGCGCAACCTCAACCGCGGCATGGCCGAGCAGTACGCGATGTTCGAGCCGATCGTGTCCCGGGCGCGGGCCGAGGGGCTGGCGGTGCGCGGTTACCTGTCGATGTGCTTCGGCGACCCCTGGGAGGGACCGGTCCCGGTGGACCAGGTGGTCGCGGCGGGCCGGCGGCTGCGGGACATGGGCTGCTGGCAGCTGTCCCTCGGCGACACCGTCGGCGTGGCCACACCCGGGCACGTCGAGGCCGTGATCGGCGCGTTCGAAACGGCGGGGGTGCCCACCGAATCGATCGCGGTGCACTTCCACGACACCTACGGGCAGGCCCTGGCGAACACGCTGGCCGCGCTGCGGTGCGGGGTGTCGACCGTGGACGCCTCGGCGGGCGGCCTCGGCGGCTGCCCGTACGCGAAGTCGGCGACCGGCAACCTGGCCACCGAGGACCTGGTGTGGCTGCTCGACGGTCTCGGCGTCGACCACGGCGTCGACCTGGACGCGCTGGTCGGGACGAGCGTGTGGCTGGCCGGCCGGCTCGGCCGGCCCAGCCCGTCGCGCACGGTCACCGCCCTGGGCACGACCGCGTCCAGCGGCGGGTGA